One region of Mycobacterium riyadhense genomic DNA includes:
- a CDS encoding serine/threonine-protein kinase: MMGLVHRGSGSRLNAGDVFAGYTIVRLLGSGGMGEVYLAQHPRLPRREALKILGDEVSADNNYRRRFIREADVAATLWHPNIVRVNDRGEFNGQLWISMDFVDGTDAASLLRDRYPVGMPADQVATIIAAIAGALDYAHQQHDLMHRDVSPANILLSKPEHGDQRILLGDFGIARNIGDTGGLTATNMTIGTFPYAAPEQLADEPIDGRADQYALAATAYHLLTGSTLFPHTSPAVVISRHLTAAPPALAETRATLRAFDPVLAVALAKDPTDRFARCTDFARAFARAADSGGHPTAFAWTMPAPAAHRPPRCADTGAEQRRGRWRIFAAASTVIALAAVGASGYPIDNDNAVSQAGPPAASPTSAQPQRTADYMPPPAPPPEPLAPTTPKAAPPPPSPTPVYVPAAPAPKGPRQTPQPPTPPQRPTPGPDQTFLSLVSEIPGVTVTDPATAAATGRGVCTHLQNGGSPTDVAAATVNNNTGLTPAQAAAGVNAAITAYCPQYRQ, encoded by the coding sequence ATGATGGGTTTAGTTCATCGAGGCTCCGGTAGCAGGTTGAATGCCGGCGACGTGTTTGCCGGATACACGATCGTCCGGTTGCTGGGCTCGGGAGGAATGGGCGAGGTCTATCTCGCCCAGCATCCACGGTTGCCCCGCCGAGAAGCGCTCAAGATATTGGGCGATGAGGTATCGGCTGACAACAACTATCGCCGGCGATTCATCAGAGAGGCAGACGTAGCCGCCACGCTGTGGCATCCGAACATCGTGCGCGTCAACGACCGCGGCGAGTTCAACGGACAGCTATGGATCTCGATGGACTTCGTCGACGGAACCGATGCGGCGAGCCTGTTGCGGGACCGCTATCCGGTCGGCATGCCGGCAGACCAGGTAGCCACGATAATCGCAGCGATCGCAGGCGCACTCGACTACGCGCACCAGCAGCATGATCTGATGCACCGCGACGTCAGCCCGGCCAATATCCTACTTAGTAAGCCGGAGCACGGCGATCAGCGAATCCTCTTGGGCGACTTCGGAATAGCCCGGAACATCGGCGACACTGGCGGCCTGACAGCGACAAACATGACCATCGGCACGTTTCCCTACGCCGCACCTGAACAACTAGCGGACGAACCAATTGACGGACGCGCCGATCAGTACGCTCTTGCGGCCACCGCCTACCATCTGCTGACCGGATCGACACTGTTCCCGCACACCAGCCCAGCGGTTGTAATCAGCCGCCACCTGACCGCGGCACCTCCAGCACTCGCGGAGACCCGCGCCACGCTCAGGGCCTTTGATCCGGTGCTTGCCGTAGCTCTCGCTAAGGACCCCACCGATCGATTCGCCCGGTGCACCGATTTCGCCCGCGCGTTCGCACGGGCGGCCGACTCCGGCGGACACCCGACAGCTTTTGCGTGGACCATGCCCGCGCCTGCGGCGCACCGGCCACCACGATGCGCTGACACCGGCGCAGAGCAACGACGCGGTCGGTGGCGGATCTTTGCCGCGGCATCAACGGTGATCGCGCTCGCCGCCGTCGGCGCCAGTGGCTACCCGATCGACAATGACAACGCCGTCTCGCAAGCCGGGCCACCTGCCGCGTCGCCAACTTCGGCGCAGCCGCAACGGACCGCGGACTACATGCCACCACCCGCGCCGCCCCCGGAGCCATTGGCGCCAACGACCCCGAAGGCCGCTCCGCCACCGCCATCCCCAACTCCTGTGTACGTTCCGGCCGCGCCGGCCCCGAAAGGGCCGCGGCAGACGCCGCAGCCACCGACGCCCCCGCAACGACCGACGCCCGGCCCCGACCAGACCTTTCTCAGTCTCGTGTCCGAGATTCCCGGTGTCACCGTCACCGACCCCGCAACCGCCGCCGCCACTGGCCGCGGCGTGTGCACACACCTTCAGAACGGTGGAAGCCCCACTGATGTCGCCGCCGCGACCGTGAACAACAACACCGGGCTCACGCCCGCACAGGCTGCCGCCGGCGTCAACGCGGCGATCACCGCCTACTGCCCCCAATATCGGCAATAG
- a CDS encoding Rv1355c family protein yields the protein MNDYPAELACRATIFDEDDCADRRVLAEYHADRQIEVIDRWEEQVANVRRLRPAPDPQLLAESKRWAFYPWRSTLVSILGPRGFRALRLDRNRNLITAAEQDRLARLQVGVVGLSVGHAIAYMLAAEGLCGGIRLADFDILELSNLNRVPATVLDLGLNKAIVAARRIAELDPYLPVVVETSGLCADTIDGFLDGLDVVVEECDSLDMKARVRTAARAYRIPVLMATGDRGLVDVERYDLEPSRHILHGLLGDIDVTELSGLSSRAKVPHVLRVLDAARLSARSAASMVEIDETLATWPQLAGEVALGATAVAEAVRRIGLGETLRSGRVRIDVAEALDHLAEPDVQADGCRVAEQCAEHVESPASSDLSGIVAAAASRAPSGGNSQPWLIETEMDSVTIRLAGERTATMDVDFRASAVAVGAAWFNARVAAARYGMLGPVELREPDDSSPLAAVVRLTGGSDHDLACLYRPMLQRESNRHLGVPLPLDVERAAALSAAAAAEGARLQLLTEKDDIEQIAAIVAAADRIRYLTPSLHADMLSEIRWYENESSDSGIDVRSLEMDQSELAGIQIAKRPDVMKLLAGWGAGSALGNYSRDRLCASSGVGVVSISGHSLRDYARGGAALEAVWITAQQLGLGVHPMSPVFLFARTDDELQRLSPTFAAPLRQLQRDFRDVTHTKPDDVHVLMLRFSYAPRASVRSRRRTCTAIVSNW from the coding sequence ATGAATGACTACCCAGCTGAATTAGCATGCCGTGCAACTATTTTCGATGAAGACGATTGCGCCGATAGGCGTGTCTTGGCCGAGTATCACGCCGATCGGCAGATCGAGGTCATAGACCGATGGGAGGAACAGGTCGCCAACGTCCGGCGACTACGGCCCGCGCCCGATCCTCAGTTGCTCGCCGAGTCAAAGCGGTGGGCCTTCTACCCATGGCGTAGCACGCTCGTCAGCATCCTGGGGCCACGCGGGTTCCGCGCGCTAAGGCTGGACCGCAATCGAAATTTGATTACCGCCGCCGAGCAGGATCGCCTCGCCAGGCTACAGGTCGGAGTCGTTGGCTTAAGTGTTGGTCATGCCATTGCGTACATGCTGGCGGCCGAAGGCTTATGCGGCGGAATTCGACTCGCGGACTTCGACATCCTTGAGTTGTCCAACCTCAACCGGGTGCCGGCGACGGTACTCGACCTCGGGCTGAACAAGGCGATTGTGGCTGCCCGACGGATCGCAGAACTCGATCCCTATCTCCCGGTGGTCGTGGAAACGTCAGGATTGTGCGCAGACACCATCGACGGCTTCCTGGACGGACTCGACGTCGTCGTGGAGGAATGCGATTCACTGGATATGAAAGCCCGCGTGCGCACGGCCGCACGTGCATATCGAATCCCAGTGCTGATGGCAACCGGAGACCGCGGTCTGGTGGACGTCGAGCGATACGACTTGGAGCCGTCCCGCCACATCCTGCACGGTCTGCTGGGCGATATCGATGTCACCGAGCTTTCTGGCTTGTCCAGCCGGGCCAAGGTTCCGCATGTCCTGCGCGTCCTCGATGCGGCGCGACTGTCGGCGCGGTCGGCCGCCTCGATGGTCGAGATCGACGAAACCCTGGCAACCTGGCCACAATTGGCCGGTGAGGTGGCGCTCGGTGCCACCGCAGTCGCGGAAGCGGTACGCAGAATCGGTCTCGGCGAAACACTTCGGTCGGGCCGGGTACGTATCGACGTGGCCGAGGCGCTCGACCACCTTGCCGAACCGGATGTCCAAGCCGATGGCTGCCGGGTCGCTGAGCAGTGCGCCGAGCACGTCGAATCGCCGGCATCGTCGGACCTGTCCGGCATCGTTGCCGCCGCCGCAAGCCGAGCGCCGTCAGGAGGCAACTCGCAGCCCTGGCTCATCGAGACGGAGATGGACTCGGTGACCATCAGGCTGGCAGGTGAGCGCACGGCCACGATGGATGTCGACTTCCGGGCCAGCGCTGTCGCGGTTGGTGCGGCCTGGTTCAACGCCAGGGTGGCCGCGGCCAGGTACGGCATGCTTGGTCCGGTTGAACTTAGGGAGCCTGACGATTCGTCGCCCCTGGCCGCGGTGGTGCGACTTACCGGAGGCAGCGATCACGACCTTGCATGCCTCTACCGGCCGATGTTGCAGAGGGAATCGAACCGCCATCTCGGTGTGCCACTTCCCCTCGACGTCGAGCGTGCGGCAGCACTGTCGGCCGCTGCTGCCGCCGAGGGCGCACGATTGCAATTGTTGACCGAGAAGGACGATATCGAGCAGATCGCGGCGATTGTCGCTGCGGCAGACCGCATTCGATACCTGACGCCAAGTTTGCATGCGGACATGTTGTCGGAGATCCGCTGGTATGAAAACGAGTCCTCGGATTCAGGTATTGACGTACGCAGCCTAGAAATGGATCAAAGCGAATTGGCGGGCATCCAAATCGCGAAGCGACCCGACGTGATGAAGTTGCTGGCGGGGTGGGGAGCGGGAAGCGCACTGGGCAACTACTCTCGCGACCGCCTCTGTGCCAGCTCCGGCGTCGGCGTTGTTTCAATTAGTGGCCACAGTCTCCGCGACTACGCCCGCGGTGGAGCCGCATTGGAGGCGGTGTGGATAACCGCGCAGCAACTTGGACTGGGGGTACATCCGATGTCGCCGGTGTTCCTCTTCGCGCGCACCGACGATGAGTTGCAGCGATTGTCACCGACCTTCGCTGCCCCGCTACGCCAGTTGCAGCGCGATTTCCGCGATGTCACGCACACAAAACCCGATGACGTTCATGTGCTGATGCTCAGGTTTTCCTACGCGCCACGCGCATCAGTCCGCAGTCGCCGGCGCACCTGCACCGCGATCGTGTCTAATTGGTGA
- a CDS encoding class I SAM-dependent methyltransferase, producing MAVGGDGVSAFESIADTYAASRPGYPPSLFEEIEALTARPLLGAEVIDVGAGTGHATGLLLKRGARVVAAEPGAAMATQLRRALPEVPLVRAVGEALPFKAVSADMITYAQSWHWTDPARSVREAVRVLRPGGAMVLFWNIADPDVEWAVEQERRLVRYAPVPAFPGVHPGHLPPGVNVAEVLRRCHPGALPVTRHVHWRRSIRLDAHLNHLASRSNIAALPPDILSRLIADERTALLGLFPDGVIDEAYAVQLVVVCV from the coding sequence ATGGCTGTTGGTGGAGACGGGGTGTCGGCATTTGAATCGATTGCTGATACCTATGCGGCAAGCCGACCCGGATATCCACCAAGTCTTTTCGAGGAGATCGAGGCGTTGACCGCTCGACCGCTCCTTGGCGCCGAAGTGATCGATGTTGGTGCCGGGACAGGCCACGCGACCGGGCTTCTGTTGAAGCGGGGTGCCCGGGTGGTCGCTGCGGAGCCCGGGGCAGCGATGGCTACTCAACTTCGGCGCGCGTTGCCCGAGGTGCCGTTGGTACGAGCTGTCGGCGAGGCATTGCCGTTCAAGGCCGTTAGTGCCGACATGATCACGTACGCCCAATCCTGGCATTGGACGGACCCTGCGCGGTCGGTGCGCGAGGCAGTGCGGGTGTTGCGCCCTGGCGGCGCCATGGTGTTGTTCTGGAATATCGCCGATCCCGATGTCGAGTGGGCTGTCGAGCAGGAGCGCCGCCTGGTGCGATATGCCCCGGTTCCCGCATTCCCGGGAGTGCACCCCGGTCATCTGCCCCCGGGTGTCAATGTCGCCGAAGTCCTGCGGCGTTGCCACCCGGGTGCGCTCCCGGTCACACGTCACGTGCACTGGAGGCGCTCGATACGCCTTGATGCTCATCTGAATCACCTGGCCAGTCGCTCCAACATCGCAGCCCTCCCGCCAGACATCCTGAGCCGGCTTATTGCTGACGAACGAACCGCGTTGCTTGGGCTCTTTCCCGATGGAGTCATCGACGAGGCCTACGCGGTGCAGCTGGTTGTCGTCTGCGTCTGA
- a CDS encoding gamma-glutamyltransferase family protein, with amino-acid sequence MSRPFGWNFPYAWPRMPILAENVVCTSQPLAAQAGLRMLADGGNAVDAAIATAITLTLVEPVSNGIGSDAFAIVWDGGRVHGLNGSGRSPAAWTPEYFGGNGVPALGWNSVTVPGAVSAWAALHTRFGKVAFERLFAPAISYGRNGFLVSPIVAAQWAAQVPLFESQPGFAQAFMPGGRAPKPGELFRFHDHASTLEKIAATNGEAFYRGELAAKLEAHATANGGVLRASDLAAHRADWVGTVTGSYRGFTIHEIPPNGQGIVALIALGILEQFDIPSLPVDSADSVHLQIEALKLAFADAQAYVADVDHMTVSTQQLLDSEYLKQRASLIDPKRAKPAAAGTPRGGTVYLTAADAAGMMVSMIQSNYMGFGSGVVVPGTGIALHNRGANFTVEHGHPNRIGPGKRPYHTIIPAFVTKDGAPVMSFGVMGGPMQPQGHVQVLVRIADYGQNPQAACDGPRFRWVQGQQVSCERGLPPSTLDELRQRGHDVITTEDYNSFGSCQAIWRLDDGYLAASDPRRDGQATAF; translated from the coding sequence GTGAGCAGGCCTTTCGGTTGGAACTTTCCCTACGCGTGGCCGCGAATGCCTATTCTGGCGGAAAACGTTGTCTGTACGTCACAACCGCTTGCCGCTCAAGCCGGTCTTCGGATGCTTGCCGACGGCGGGAATGCCGTCGATGCGGCCATCGCCACCGCCATCACGCTGACCCTGGTGGAGCCGGTGTCCAACGGGATCGGCTCGGATGCCTTCGCGATCGTTTGGGATGGCGGGCGGGTGCACGGTCTGAACGGGTCGGGCCGTTCGCCTGCGGCGTGGACGCCGGAATACTTCGGCGGTAACGGTGTTCCCGCGCTCGGCTGGAATTCGGTGACGGTGCCGGGCGCGGTGTCGGCATGGGCCGCGCTGCATACCAGGTTTGGCAAGGTTGCATTCGAACGACTCTTCGCGCCCGCTATTTCTTACGGCCGCAACGGCTTTCTTGTCTCGCCGATCGTCGCCGCCCAGTGGGCGGCGCAGGTACCGCTTTTCGAATCCCAACCCGGATTCGCCCAGGCGTTCATGCCCGGCGGGCGAGCGCCGAAACCCGGTGAGCTGTTCAGGTTTCACGACCACGCGAGCACGCTCGAAAAGATCGCCGCAACCAACGGCGAAGCGTTCTACCGCGGCGAGCTGGCGGCAAAACTCGAGGCGCACGCGACGGCCAATGGCGGCGTCCTGCGAGCCAGCGACTTGGCCGCTCATCGCGCCGACTGGGTCGGCACGGTCACCGGAAGCTACCGCGGGTTCACGATCCACGAGATACCACCCAACGGCCAGGGGATCGTGGCCTTGATCGCACTCGGGATCCTTGAACAGTTCGATATACCGTCGTTGCCAGTCGATTCCGCCGATAGTGTGCATTTGCAGATCGAAGCGCTCAAGCTCGCTTTCGCCGACGCGCAGGCCTATGTTGCCGACGTCGACCACATGACAGTGAGCACGCAGCAGCTCCTGGACAGTGAGTATCTAAAGCAGCGAGCCTCGCTCATCGATCCGAAGCGGGCGAAGCCGGCAGCCGCCGGCACCCCCAGGGGCGGCACCGTGTATCTGACCGCTGCCGATGCGGCCGGGATGATGGTGTCGATGATCCAGTCGAACTACATGGGTTTTGGCTCCGGCGTGGTGGTGCCTGGCACCGGCATAGCGCTGCACAACCGCGGCGCGAATTTTACTGTGGAGCATGGACATCCGAATAGAATCGGACCCGGCAAGCGCCCCTATCACACGATCATTCCGGCCTTCGTGACCAAAGACGGCGCACCCGTGATGAGCTTCGGCGTAATGGGCGGCCCGATGCAACCCCAGGGTCATGTACAGGTGCTGGTGCGCATCGCCGACTACGGCCAAAACCCGCAAGCCGCCTGTGACGGCCCTCGGTTTCGCTGGGTACAGGGCCAGCAGGTCAGCTGCGAGCGGGGCCTCCCGCCATCAACCCTCGACGAGCTACGCCAGCGCGGGCACGACGTCATCACCACCGAGGACTACAACTCGTTCGGCAGCTGCCAAGCGATCTGGCGGCTTGACGACGGATATCTCGCGGCCAGTGACCCAAGGCGGGACGGCCAAGCCACGGCGTTCTGA
- a CDS encoding alpha/beta hydrolase-fold protein codes for MMTRMPDLSRRAVLGLGAGAVCGAAGAYALDMVFQPRTSQAMPPSVTGTSVPLAPARPLDPAPPAQAAPTMATGSFVSAARGGISTNWAIARPPGQTKPLRPVIALHGKGSDASTVMAGGVEQGLAQAVDAGLPPFAVVAVDGGGSYWHKRASGEDSGAMVLDELIPILNSHSLDTSRVAFLGWSMGGYGALLLGGRLGPARTAAICAVSPALWLSAGAAAPGAFDGADDFSANSVFGMPALGSIPIRVDCGDSDPFYAATKQFIAQLPNPPAGGFSPGGHNGGFWSSQLPAELTWIAPLLTA; via the coding sequence ATGATGACCCGCATGCCAGACTTGAGCCGCCGCGCCGTGCTCGGTCTTGGTGCCGGCGCGGTCTGCGGCGCGGCCGGCGCATATGCGCTCGACATGGTCTTTCAGCCACGAACATCACAGGCCATGCCGCCGTCAGTGACTGGCACAAGCGTTCCACTGGCGCCGGCACGACCGCTCGATCCGGCACCGCCGGCTCAGGCCGCGCCGACGATGGCGACCGGCTCGTTTGTGTCGGCCGCGCGCGGTGGGATTTCGACCAACTGGGCGATCGCGCGTCCGCCGGGCCAGACCAAGCCGCTGCGACCGGTGATCGCGCTACACGGAAAAGGCAGCGACGCATCCACCGTGATGGCCGGCGGCGTGGAGCAGGGACTGGCACAGGCCGTCGACGCCGGGCTGCCGCCGTTCGCTGTGGTCGCGGTCGACGGCGGCGGCAGCTACTGGCACAAGAGGGCGTCCGGCGAGGACTCCGGAGCGATGGTGCTGGACGAGCTCATCCCCATACTGAACTCCCATAGTCTGGACACCTCACGCGTGGCGTTCCTGGGTTGGTCGATGGGCGGCTACGGCGCATTGCTGCTGGGCGGCCGACTCGGACCGGCGCGCACCGCGGCCATCTGTGCGGTGAGCCCGGCGCTGTGGCTGTCCGCCGGTGCGGCCGCACCCGGCGCGTTCGACGGCGCCGACGACTTCTCGGCCAACTCGGTGTTCGGCATGCCCGCGCTCGGGTCCATACCGATCCGGGTGGATTGCGGCGACAGCGATCCGTTCTACGCCGCGACCAAGCAGTTCATAGCTCAATTGCCCAACCCGCCCGCGGGTGGCTTCTCGCCCGGTGGACACAACGGCGGGTTCTGGAGTTCGCAGTTGCCCGCCGAGCTGACCTGGATCGCGCCATTGCTGACGGCCTAG
- a CDS encoding DUF429 domain-containing protein — MYFVGVDLAWAGRNPTGIAVVDADGSLVHIGAARDDADVLAALRPYVQGECLVGFDAPLVVTNPTGQRPAETALNRDFRKFEAGAHPANTSKPEFAGRPRAARLAEALQLDLDPFSDATRRAIEVYPHAATVALFRLSRTLKYKAKPGRSVDQLKSELLRLMGGVEGLAHAPVPLRVIRNADWVSLRRQVSDAHRKCELRRAEDPVDAVVCAYVALYTERCPADVTIYGDVGTGYIVTPSLPGDLDPYRPLIDRRQHVN; from the coding sequence ATGTACTTCGTCGGCGTGGACCTGGCCTGGGCGGGTCGCAATCCCACCGGTATCGCGGTTGTCGACGCCGACGGCTCTCTGGTGCATATTGGCGCAGCCCGCGACGACGCCGACGTGTTGGCGGCGCTACGACCCTACGTCCAGGGCGAGTGCCTCGTCGGCTTCGATGCGCCTCTGGTGGTGACCAACCCAACCGGGCAACGACCCGCCGAGACGGCACTCAACCGTGACTTCCGCAAATTCGAGGCGGGCGCGCATCCAGCTAACACCAGCAAGCCCGAATTTGCCGGGAGGCCACGCGCCGCCCGGCTGGCTGAGGCACTCCAATTGGATCTGGACCCATTTTCCGACGCCACCCGGCGCGCCATCGAGGTCTACCCGCACGCGGCGACTGTGGCACTGTTTCGACTGTCCCGCACACTGAAATACAAGGCCAAGCCCGGCCGTAGCGTCGATCAACTCAAGTCCGAGCTGCTGCGGCTGATGGGCGGCGTCGAGGGGCTTGCGCATGCCCCAGTGCCGCTGCGTGTAATAAGGAACGCGGATTGGGTTTCCCTGCGCCGGCAAGTGTCGGATGCCCACCGCAAGTGCGAGCTGCGTCGCGCCGAGGATCCAGTCGACGCCGTCGTCTGCGCCTATGTGGCGTTGTATACCGAGCGCTGCCCCGCCGACGTCACGATCTACGGGGACGTCGGCACCGGCTACATCGTTACGCCATCGCTACCCGGGGACCTAGATCCGTATAGGCCGCTGATCGACCGGCGCCAGCACGTCAATTAA
- a CDS encoding class I SAM-dependent methyltransferase, translated as MSKKYAIRDTSRVTNDGTMVESLRRLPATGQVERIRNLIEPKCCLLDLGAGVGRLANPLAKLGYQVTAVDDSADLLAEIPHARRVCARIEKLRLPEKFDAVLLASSLINYPGVELRRGVLATVAHHLKPTGKAVIQWRSPLWFASLRQGGSSQWADGPLVRIANVHTDGDGLVNGDVTFEFDGQTWCQPFRLEYMTSAELRDELGRVGLQLDTSDPDTTEWLEVTVDDAGLSRHQVQTQTTTSCTA; from the coding sequence GTGTCCAAGAAATATGCGATACGCGACACCAGCAGGGTGACGAATGACGGCACTATGGTTGAGAGCTTGCGTCGTCTGCCCGCGACCGGTCAGGTCGAACGAATCCGGAATCTGATCGAGCCAAAGTGTTGTCTGTTGGATCTCGGCGCAGGCGTTGGACGCCTGGCCAACCCGCTCGCCAAACTCGGCTATCAGGTCACCGCGGTGGACGACTCAGCGGACTTGCTCGCGGAAATTCCCCACGCCCGAAGGGTGTGCGCTCGCATCGAGAAGCTGCGGCTACCTGAGAAATTCGACGCCGTGTTGTTGGCTAGCAGCTTGATCAACTACCCCGGGGTCGAGCTTCGAAGGGGTGTATTGGCCACGGTCGCGCATCATCTCAAGCCGACCGGCAAGGCCGTCATCCAGTGGAGGTCGCCGCTATGGTTTGCATCGCTCAGACAAGGCGGTAGTTCCCAATGGGCTGATGGTCCGCTGGTGCGAATCGCGAACGTCCACACTGACGGTGACGGGTTGGTCAACGGCGACGTGACGTTCGAGTTTGACGGCCAGACGTGGTGCCAACCGTTTCGCCTCGAATACATGACGAGTGCCGAACTCAGAGACGAACTTGGCCGGGTAGGACTGCAATTGGATACGAGTGACCCGGATACGACGGAATGGCTCGAGGTCACTGTCGATGATGCCGGGCTGTCGCGACACCAAGTTCAGACGCAGACGACAACCAGCTGCACCGCGTAG
- a CDS encoding TetR/AcrR family transcriptional regulator — MGVTAAVTPKGERRRYALVSAAAELLGEGGFEAVRHRAVARRAGLPLASTTYYFSSLDDLIARAVEHIGMIEVAQLRARVNALSRRRRGPETTAEVLVDLLVGDVSGPGLAEQLISRYERHIACTRFPALRESMRRSLRQRAEAVAEALERSGRSVHIELVCTLICAVDGSVVSALVEGRDPRAAALTTVVDLIDVLAPVDQRPIRI; from the coding sequence GTGGGCGTGACGGCAGCAGTGACTCCAAAGGGAGAACGTCGGCGGTATGCGTTGGTAAGCGCCGCCGCGGAGCTGCTTGGCGAGGGCGGGTTCGAAGCGGTACGCCACCGGGCGGTCGCCCGGCGGGCTGGCCTGCCGCTGGCGTCCACCACCTACTACTTCTCTTCGCTCGACGATTTGATCGCCCGCGCGGTCGAACACATCGGGATGATCGAGGTAGCGCAGCTGCGGGCACGGGTCAACGCCCTGTCGCGGCGGCGCCGGGGGCCTGAGACCACCGCTGAAGTGCTAGTCGACTTGCTTGTGGGCGATGTATCCGGTCCGGGGCTCGCCGAGCAGCTGATATCGCGATATGAGCGACATATCGCCTGTACCCGCTTTCCCGCCCTGCGCGAAAGCATGCGGCGTAGCTTGCGCCAACGCGCCGAGGCGGTCGCCGAGGCCCTCGAAAGATCAGGGCGTTCGGTCCACATCGAACTGGTATGCACACTTATTTGCGCCGTCGACGGTTCGGTGGTCTCCGCGCTGGTCGAGGGGCGGGATCCGCGGGCCGCGGCGCTGACGACCGTGGTCGATTTAATTGACGTGCTGGCGCCGGTCGATCAGCGGCCTATACGGATCTAG
- the purB gene encoding adenylosuccinate lyase has product MSIPNVLATRYASAEMVAIWSPEAKVVAERRLWLAVLRAQAELGVDVPQQAIADYERVLDDVDLASIAARERVLRHDVKARIEEFNALAGHEHVHKGMTSRDLTENVEQLQVRRSLELVFAHGVAVVARLAERAVAYRDLVMAGRSHNVAAQATTLGKRFASAAQETLVGLTRVRELIDRYPLRGIKGPMGTAQDMLDLLGGDAAKLAELERRIAEFLGFTTVLTSVGQVYPRSLDHDVASALVQLGAGPSSLAHTIRLMAGHELVTEGFAPGQVGSSAMPHKMNTRSCERVNGLQVVLRGYAAMTAELAGAQWNEGDVFCSVVRRVALPDSFFAIDGQIETFLTVLDEFGAYPAVIQRELDRYLPFLATTKVLIAAVRAGMGRESAHHVIREHAVATALAMRELGAEPDLLDRLAADPRLPLGRDALDAALADKETFTGAAGDQVDEMAALVDTLVGRYPDAAKYTPGVIL; this is encoded by the coding sequence GTGAGCATTCCGAACGTGCTGGCGACCCGATACGCCAGCGCCGAGATGGTTGCGATCTGGTCGCCGGAGGCCAAGGTGGTGGCCGAGCGGCGGCTATGGCTGGCCGTGTTGCGGGCGCAGGCCGAACTGGGTGTCGACGTTCCGCAACAAGCGATCGCCGACTACGAGCGGGTGCTCGACGACGTGGACCTCGCTTCGATCGCAGCCCGGGAACGGGTGCTGCGCCATGACGTCAAGGCTCGCATCGAGGAATTCAACGCGCTGGCCGGTCATGAGCACGTGCACAAGGGGATGACCAGTCGTGACCTGACCGAGAACGTCGAGCAGCTGCAGGTGCGACGGTCGCTGGAACTGGTCTTCGCCCACGGGGTGGCGGTGGTCGCGAGGCTTGCCGAGCGGGCGGTGGCCTACCGCGACTTGGTCATGGCCGGCCGCAGCCATAACGTCGCCGCGCAGGCCACGACTTTGGGCAAGCGGTTCGCTTCGGCGGCCCAGGAGACACTTGTCGGGCTGACGAGAGTGCGGGAATTGATCGACCGCTACCCGCTGCGGGGGATCAAGGGTCCGATGGGCACCGCTCAGGACATGCTTGATCTCTTGGGTGGCGACGCCGCCAAATTGGCTGAGCTCGAGCGTCGCATCGCCGAGTTCTTGGGCTTCACAACGGTTTTGACCAGCGTGGGGCAAGTGTATCCGCGTTCGCTGGACCACGATGTGGCGTCCGCCTTGGTACAGCTCGGCGCCGGCCCGTCCTCGTTGGCGCACACCATCCGGCTGATGGCCGGGCACGAACTCGTCACCGAGGGCTTCGCTCCCGGGCAGGTCGGTTCGTCGGCGATGCCGCACAAGATGAACACCCGCAGTTGCGAGCGGGTCAACGGGCTGCAGGTGGTGTTGCGTGGCTATGCCGCCATGACGGCCGAATTGGCCGGTGCACAGTGGAACGAGGGCGATGTCTTCTGCTCGGTGGTGCGCCGAGTTGCGTTGCCGGACAGCTTCTTCGCCATCGACGGGCAGATCGAGACGTTTTTGACGGTGCTCGACGAGTTCGGCGCGTACCCGGCGGTGATCCAGCGCGAGCTGGACCGCTATCTGCCGTTCCTGGCTACCACCAAGGTGTTGATCGCGGCAGTGCGCGCGGGCATGGGGCGCGAGTCGGCCCACCATGTGATCCGCGAGCACGCGGTGGCGACGGCGCTGGCCATGCGCGAACTGGGGGCAGAGCCAGACCTTTTGGACCGGCTGGCCGCTGATCCCCGGCTGCCGTTAGGCCGCGACGCGCTGGATGCCGCGCTGGCCGACAAGGAGACATTCACCGGTGCGGCGGGCGATCAAGTAGACGAGATGGCCGCATTGGTGGACACATTGGTAGGCCGCTACCCAGACGCGGCCAAGTACACACCGGGTGTGATCCTATGA